The nucleotide window TGACCGTTCAGAGACCGCGACCGCCCCGAGTTCTCCTTCTCGCCGCCGCCCTCGCCCTGGCCGTGGGCGCTTCCGGCTGTGCCTCCGAGCGCGCGTTCCGCGAGGCGCGGGACTACGAGCAGCTGGAGTACTGGGACATGGCCGTCATGGCCTACCAGAAGGCGGCGTCCCTCGACCCGGCGAACAAGAAGTACGAGTCGTCCCTCTTCCGCGCGCGGCTTCAGGCCGCCCAGACCCACCTCGGGCGGGGGCGGCTCCACCGCTCGGCGGGGCAGCTCGACCTCGCGAAAGTGGAGCTCGAGCAGAGCGTCGCGCTCGACCCGACGAACGACGTCGCCGTCCAGGAGCTGAAGAAGGTCGTCGAGGAGATCGAGGTGCGCCGCCTCGAGACGCTGGGCGGGTCGCCGACCGAAAAGGCCAAGGCGAAAGCCAAGGGCCGCAGGGCCGCCCCGCCGATGCTGAACCCGGCGTCGGACAAGCCGATCGACGTCACCTTTCCGCCCGACACGCCGATCAAGAAGATCTACCAGGCCCTCTGCACCGCCTCCGGGATCAACGTCATCTTCGACCCGCAGCTGAAGGACGACAAGTTCACCATCGACCTCAGGAACCTGTCGTTCCAGAAGGCCCTGGAGACGACGATGCGGCAGGCGGGGCACTTCTACAAGGTCATCGACGAGAAGACGATCCTCGTCGCTCAGGACACCCAGCAGAACCGGAAGGAGTACGAGGACCAGGTCGTCAGGACGTTCTTCCTCTCGAACGGCGACGTGAAGGACGTCTCGACGATGGTCCGCGGCCTCCTCGACCTGCGGAGGATGGCGACGGTCACCCAGCTCAACGCGATCGTCATCCGCGACACGGCCGACAAGGTCGCCGTCGCCGAGCGGCTCATCGAGGTGAACGACAAGGCCAAGGCCGAGGTCGTCCTCGACGTCGAGCTGCTCCAGCTCAGCACGAAGAAGCTCATGGACCTCGGAGTCGCCCTCTCGAGCTACAAGCCGATCACGACCGGCACGGCGACGGGGAACGACGGCAAGCCGATCACGTCGCTCCCCTGGAACGACCTCCTCAAGCTCTCCCTCTCCGACTTCAACTTCACGATCCCGTCGATCGCCGTCAACTTCCTCAAGTCGAACACCGACGCGGAGATCCTGGCCCGGCCCCAGCTCCGGATCGCCGAGGGCGAGAAGGCCCAGCTCGTGATCGGGGACCGCGTCCCGATCCCGGTCACGACGATCAACACGCAGCAGGCGGTCGGCCAGGTCGGCGTCGTCCCGGTGACGTCGTTCCAGTACCAGGACATCGGCATCAAGCTCGACATCGAGACGCGGGTCCACCACAACAAGGAGGTCTCGCTGAAGCTGACCGTCGAGGTCTCGAACCTCAACGGATCGGTCGCGGGGCAGAACGGCCAGGAACAGCCGATCATCGCGACCCGCACCATCACGTCGAACATCCGTCTGAAGGACGGCGAGACGAGCTTCCTGGCCGGCCTCATCCAGACGACGAAGCTCAGGACGAAGTCGGGCATGCCGTTCCTCTCCGACCTCCCTCTCATCGGACCGCTCTTCTCGACGACGAACACGCAGAACGACCGCAACGACATCTTCCTGACCCTCACGCCGCACATCACGCGCGCGCCGCAGATCGAAGAGGAGGACCTCATTCCGGTCTGGGTCGGCACCGAGAACAACGTCAGCTTCTCGGGCCTGAACGTGCGGCTCGAGTCGCCGCAGGCGCCCGCGACGCCGTTCGACGCGCCCTCCGAGGCCCCGGCCTCCCGCCCGGTGTCGCCGACGAACCCGGTCCCGGCCAACGTGCCCGCCCCGGGGATCCTTCCGCTCCAGGGAACCGGTCCGAACGACCCGTTCAAGCCGGCGGCGCCGACGCCGACGCCGGCACCGGCGTCTCCGAAGACACCGCTGGCGGGGGGGGACGCGGCACCGGCCTCCGCGAGCTTCGTCGAAACCGCCGGTCCGCAGTCGCTCGCCCTCGGCCTCGAGATCGAGAACTCCGAGCTGTCTGCGGGCGAGACGACGACGATGACGCTCAGCGGGCCCGCCGAGCTGGCCGACGCGGGGGCGCTCGAGATCACCCTCGAGTGGGACCCGGCGGTCGCCGAGATCGTCACGATCTCGCCGGGGCCGTGGCGCACGGGCTCGGCGGCACTGAACACGCGCCTCGACGCCGACCGCGGGCCCGGCCGCGTGAGGGTCGGCCTCGGCTCGCCCACGGGCGTCGTCGGCCTGCCGAGCGGCGCGCTCGCGCGGTTCACCGTCCGTGCCCTCGCCCCGGGACAGACGCTGTTCCGGATGTCGGCGGGGGCCGGGTACGGCAAGACGGGAGCGCTCCGGCCCGAGGCGGACGCCGTGACGCTGTCGGTGGCGCCCTGAGGCGATTCCGATGACCCTGTCCCGCGCCCGCGGCTACTCGCTCGTCGAGCTCGTCGTCGTCGTCACCTTGATCCTGGTCCTGACGGCGATGATCGTCCCCGTGGCGCGGTTCAACTGGACGCGGATGAAGGAAATGGAGCTGAAGGAAGCGCTCCGCACGATGCGCACGGCCATCGACGAGCACAAGCGCCTCTCCGACCAGGGGCTGATCCCGGTCGAGCTCGACACGGAGGGGTACCCGAAGGAGCTCGAGAAGCTCGTCGAGGGGATCGAGCTCGTCGGGCAGGTCAAGAAGGTGCGGAAGTTTCTCCGGAGGATCCCGGTCGACCCGATGACGGGTGAGACGGAGTGGGGCCTCAGGAGCCTGCAGGACGACTTCGACTCGACCAGCTGGGGGCGCCAGAACGTCTACGACGTCTACTCCCTTTCCGACAAGACGGCGCTGGACGGCACGAAGTACAAGGACTGGTGAACATGACGAGCCATCTCCCGAACGCTCCTGAGGGGACGCCTCCGGTTCCTTCTGACGCCCTTCCTCCCGCCCGACGCCGAGGCTTCACATTGATCGAATTGCTCGTCGTCATGGCGATCATCGGCATCCTGGCGTCGATCGGCATTCCGATGCTCCTGCAGACGCCGATCAAGGCCAAGGAGGCCGCCCTCCGGGAGAACCTCTTCACGTTCCGCTCCTGCCTCGACCAGTACAAGGCCGACAAGGGGCACTACCCCGAGTCGCTCGAGGTCCTGGTCCAGGAGAAGTACATCCGGAAGGTCCCGATCGACCCGTTCACGAAGTCGACCGACACGTGGGAGCTCGTCTTCGAGGAGCCCTCCTCGGCCGAGGCAGCGACCGAGGAGCCGCTCGGCGTCATCGACGTCCACTCGGGGTCGAAGGCGATGGCGCTCGACGGGACCGCCTACAACACGTGGTGAACGGGACGGGGCCGCGGCAGGGGCGGGGCGGGTACACGCTCGTCGCCCTCCTCGTGGGGATCACGGTGGCGTCGGTCCTGATCGCCGCGGTCCTGCCCCTGGCCTCGGCCCAGGCGCAGCGCGAGCGCGAGGCCGAGCTGATCTTCCGCGGTCTCCAGTACGCGGAGGGTATCCGCGTATTCCGGCGGCGCTACGGGCGCTACCCGAACGCGCTGCAGGAGCTCCTCGACGTGAAGCCCCGGAGCATCCGCAAGCTCTGGAAAGACCCGATGACGAAGGACGGCGCGTGGGGAACCATCTCGATGGCGGGGACACCCGTGACGTCGGGCGGCGGGACGGGCTCGGGGCTGAGTCCGCGGGCGACCCCGACGCCGCGTCCGACGCCGACGCCCGGGC belongs to Holophagales bacterium and includes:
- a CDS encoding prepilin-type N-terminal cleavage/methylation domain-containing protein, with the translated sequence MTLSRARGYSLVELVVVVTLILVLTAMIVPVARFNWTRMKEMELKEALRTMRTAIDEHKRLSDQGLIPVELDTEGYPKELEKLVEGIELVGQVKKVRKFLRRIPVDPMTGETEWGLRSLQDDFDSTSWGRQNVYDVYSLSDKTALDGTKYKDW
- a CDS encoding type II secretion system protein, which translates into the protein MTSHLPNAPEGTPPVPSDALPPARRRGFTLIELLVVMAIIGILASIGIPMLLQTPIKAKEAALRENLFTFRSCLDQYKADKGHYPESLEVLVQEKYIRKVPIDPFTKSTDTWELVFEEPSSAEAATEEPLGVIDVHSGSKAMALDGTAYNTW
- a CDS encoding type II secretion system protein, with the protein product MVNGTGPRQGRGGYTLVALLVGITVASVLIAAVLPLASAQAQREREAELIFRGLQYAEGIRVFRRRYGRYPNALQELLDVKPRSIRKLWKDPMTKDGAWGTISMAGTPVTSGGGTGSGLSPRATPTPRPTPTPGPFAGTALPGAGGAAAGPVMGVYSKSTESGYRLWEGRESYNEWRFTEESLALKPGDGGSSTGPGPGFGGTGPAPPGGGRN